A genomic region of Mus musculus strain C57BL/6J chromosome 7, GRCm38.p6 C57BL/6J contains the following coding sequences:
- the Vmn1r66 gene encoding vomeronasal 1 receptor, E11 has protein sequence MPNHKIDLGNLSIKIIFLLQTTVGILGNFYLLILHLVYYAEYTLKHTALILMHLWGANALIVLSTGVPYTMAAFGLKQFLNDFGCRLSLYIQRLGRSVSIGTTCFLSVFQAITISHRESCCKDQKAKVAKYIGFSIFLLWVLSIFIHFIFFLEIFLKRNSKNMTRKLDFEYCSYVNHFEINHSVYAALVMCPEIFFSVVIAWSSGSMTVILYRHKKRVQHIHSSQVSRRNSPESRAIQTILSLVFFFLAFYTLSSILRGYIALVHNPSWCLVMVNRLTSLCFPSFGPFVLINNYSVRPRLSLVWMRNINP, from the coding sequence ATGCCCAATCATAAAATAGACTTAGGGAATCTATCAATCAAAATCATTTTCTTATTACAAACTACAGTTGGAATTTTGGGAAATTTCTATCTTCTTATACTACATCTAGTCTACTATGCAGAATACACTTTAAAGCACACAGCTTTGATTCTCATGCACCTCTGGGGAGCCAATGCCTTGATAGTTCTTTCTACAGGAGTGCCCTACACAATGGCAGCTTTTGGGTTGAAGCAGTTTTTAAATGACTTTGGCTGCAGATTAAGTTTGTACATTCAAAGACTTGGTCGGAGTGTGTCCATTGGCACCACCTGTTTTTTGAGTGTCTTCCAAGCCATCACCATCAGTCACAGAGAATCTTGTTGTAAAGATCAAAAAGCCAAAGTTGCAAAGTATATTGGcttctccattttccttctctgggttTTGTCCATCTTtatacatttcattttctttctggaaaTATTTCTCAAAAGGAATAGCAAAAACATGACAAGGAAGCTAGATTTTGAGTACTGCTCCTATGTTAACCATTTTGAAATTAATCACTCAGTTTATGCAGCATTAGTGATGTGCCCTGAAATCTTCTTTTCTGTGGTCATTGCCTGGTCCAGTGGCTCTATGACTGTCATTCTATACAGACATAAGAAGAGAGTTCAACACATCCACAGCTCTCAGGTTTCCAGAAGAAACTCCCCCGAATCCAGAGCCATCCAGACAATCCTGTCCctagtgtttttctttctggctTTTTACACTCTCTCCTCCATCTTACGAGGTTACATTGCTCTCGTGCATAATCCAAGTTGGTGTCTGGTGATGGTCAATCGCCTCACTTCTCTCTGTTTTCCATCTTTTGGACCTTTTGTTCTTATAAATAATTACTCTGTTAGGCCAAGACTAAGTTTGGTCTGGATGAGAAATATCAACCCTTAA